The following proteins are encoded in a genomic region of Leptolyngbya boryana PCC 6306:
- a CDS encoding McrC family protein — MNVTKPIVYELTEYAATILPSDAIPIELGTLLWQTYGENGTLRKSVVKIDFPSPITGGQWRLTSQGWVGYIPLSDVLGFRLQPKVGLANIFGMLEYAYNLKSFHFLDGLSHFDTLEELYSFLADILSRRILDRARKGLYRTYVPRSDQMTVVRGRMDTRHLVQKPWEVNIKCHYKDHTSDIEDNQILLWTLHQMIACGGCNPQALTNARRAYRALQGTVSLEHVAPQAWMKRIYNRLNDDYQALHALCRFFLEQSGPNQTEGNRKMLPFLVNMARLYELFVAEWLKAHRVSHLWIHNLDVKSQHQVEINQEGSLSFNIDLVLFDRTTGQPRYVLDTKYKIPTAPSTEDVAQIIAYATATGCSEAVLIYPEILQMPLDARVQNIHICTLTFAVDGDLSQAGEQFLESLLACQPIARTA; from the coding sequence ATGAACGTGACGAAGCCCATCGTTTATGAACTAACCGAGTATGCTGCAACAATATTGCCTTCTGACGCTATTCCAATTGAATTAGGAACGCTGCTCTGGCAGACTTATGGCGAAAATGGCACCTTGCGAAAGAGTGTGGTCAAGATTGATTTTCCTTCTCCGATCACAGGCGGACAGTGGCGATTAACCTCACAAGGCTGGGTCGGCTATATCCCACTATCAGATGTGCTAGGATTTCGGCTGCAACCGAAAGTTGGTCTAGCAAATATCTTTGGCATGTTGGAATATGCCTACAACCTTAAGAGCTTTCATTTTCTCGACGGCTTGAGTCACTTCGATACCCTCGAGGAACTTTATAGCTTCCTCGCAGATATCCTATCTCGACGCATTCTCGATCGCGCTCGAAAAGGTCTCTACCGCACCTACGTTCCAAGGAGCGATCAGATGACCGTTGTCCGGGGGCGCATGGACACACGGCATCTAGTTCAGAAACCGTGGGAAGTCAACATCAAATGCCACTACAAAGACCATACATCAGACATTGAAGATAATCAGATTCTGCTCTGGACACTGCATCAAATGATTGCTTGTGGAGGCTGTAACCCTCAAGCACTAACCAACGCACGTCGAGCTTACCGAGCGCTGCAAGGCACAGTTTCGCTAGAACATGTTGCTCCTCAAGCTTGGATGAAACGGATCTACAACCGTCTGAATGACGACTATCAAGCGTTGCACGCACTTTGTCGATTCTTCTTAGAGCAAAGTGGACCGAACCAGACCGAAGGCAATCGTAAAATGCTGCCTTTTCTGGTGAATATGGCACGACTCTACGAACTGTTTGTCGCGGAGTGGTTGAAAGCTCACCGAGTCAGCCACCTATGGATCCACAATCTCGACGTTAAATCTCAACATCAAGTTGAGATTAATCAGGAGGGATCCTTGTCCTTCAACATTGACCTTGTGTTATTTGATCGCACAACGGGTCAACCCCGTTACGTTTTGGATACGAAGTACAAAATTCCAACCGCGCCTTCTACTGAAGATGTTGCACAGATTATTGCCTATGCAACGGCTACAGGCTGTTCGGAAGCAGTTCTCATCTACCCAGAAATACTACAAATGCCCCTCGATGCCAGAGTGCAAAACATCCATATTTGCACTCTGACTTTTGCTGTAGATGGAGATTTGTCTCAAGCAGGAGAACAATTTTTAGAAAGCTTACTTGCGTGTCAACCCATAGCTAGGACAGCATGA
- a CDS encoding peptidoglycan-binding domain-containing protein: MIQPFYGPRTVAAVITFQQRYGFSPANGFATLLVHQRLYDLVRSQSVRVEAVGC; encoded by the coding sequence ATGATTCAACCGTTCTATGGACCGAGAACCGTCGCTGCAGTCATCACCTTCCAACAGCGCTATGGCTTCTCTCCTGCCAATGGGTTTGCGACTCTGCTTGTACACCAACGGCTCTATGACCTCGTTCGCAGTCAAAGCGTTCGCGTCGAAGCCGTGGGCTGTTAA
- a CDS encoding protein kinase domain-containing protein, which produces MMSVCLHPHCTDPQNPDNQRACRSCGAKLLIKSRYRALQPIQMGKFIRTFKGVDTAFSASAPIQLKQILLPEEILKNSANRQRAIEIFKQSVAALHTLKDVPNLQTPIDYSVVGNGLYLIEALPHGSTLSELLQNQSYLTESQIQKLLGDLLPALQTLHESSLLHRDIQPEHILYSHHSGTFTLINFGFPQLIAEMMQDSILKAGEYLIGDPAYSAQEQLTGKATFASDLYSLGVVCLQAATGIEPTYLLDYQGKHWNYQDYLTHNSLSPAFRKILEKMAAPLLLDRYANIKLLLKDLKQLDASATAQPVTQSGPQQAAEKALHWLVNAALPSFNVVQEKAIHIANQFSKPK; this is translated from the coding sequence ATGATGAGCGTTTGCCTACATCCCCATTGCACTGATCCGCAAAATCCTGACAACCAAAGAGCCTGTCGTAGTTGTGGCGCAAAATTGCTGATTAAGTCTCGCTACCGTGCTCTACAACCGATCCAAATGGGTAAATTTATTAGAACCTTCAAGGGAGTAGACACAGCTTTTTCAGCCAGCGCTCCCATCCAACTGAAGCAAATTCTATTGCCTGAAGAGATTCTCAAGAACTCAGCGAATCGTCAAAGAGCGATCGAGATTTTCAAGCAGTCTGTTGCCGCATTGCATACCTTGAAGGATGTCCCGAACCTGCAGACACCGATCGATTATTCTGTCGTCGGCAATGGCTTGTACCTGATTGAAGCACTTCCCCACGGCTCTACCTTATCTGAACTGCTCCAGAATCAGTCTTACCTCACCGAAAGCCAGATCCAAAAGCTACTTGGAGATCTCCTACCCGCTCTGCAAACGCTCCATGAATCTTCATTGCTCCACAGAGATATTCAACCGGAACACATTCTTTACTCACATCATTCTGGAACGTTTACCTTAATTAACTTTGGGTTTCCTCAATTAATTGCAGAAATGATGCAAGATAGCATTCTCAAGGCAGGAGAGTACCTAATCGGCGACCCTGCTTACTCCGCCCAAGAACAGCTGACAGGAAAAGCCACGTTTGCTAGCGACCTTTACAGTTTGGGTGTAGTCTGCTTACAGGCTGCGACGGGTATAGAACCTACCTATCTGCTTGACTATCAGGGTAAACACTGGAACTACCAGGACTATTTGACCCACAATTCTCTTAGTCCTGCTTTCCGCAAAATTTTAGAGAAAATGGCTGCTCCATTACTTCTCGATCGCTATGCAAATATTAAACTCCTCCTCAAGGACTTGAAGCAGCTTGATGCTTCAGCAACAGCACAGCCCGTTACTCAATCGGGTCCTCAGCAAGCAGCAGAGAAAGCTCTTCATTGGTTAGTTAACGCTGCGCTTCCTTCTTTCAATGTGGTTCAAGAAAAAGCGATCCACATTGCAAATCAGTTCTCTAAACCCAAGTAA
- a CDS encoding AAA family ATPase encodes MEHPMVLSSQKVGELLSLFKQQYPDWKSFSNPIDIRFQEDEIDYKQKLIDKAKHQLAEPELRELIQSEDYNTFIARLQILGQDKENNLLFLRYPSSSDLNILSVPDLDRKTFCKVFYDLLYGDGSLEARLDDYLTWIERNKLPNKWAFPTHFLFLCHPETEIFIKPSAIKTFLDFIDQGSIFTSSPSAQSYSAIRQVASFLKEALQPYKPRDMVDIQSLIWVCSSSLSQQARYWKIAPGEDAWQWDECRHQGFIAIGWDELGDIANLSRSQFDARRDQLITQHPGWKWSKTGVNQVWVFSQIQEGDRIVANRGKTEVLGIGTVTGSYYFDANANEQKHRLPVQWYDLTPRSVNKSGWQRTLIAVSEAEFSAITEADMGTHPKSLFSPITFELLAELKATPKKTTYLARKDEFKQQLEEPFQRLFRQVAAQLPEALTERMETERKIFAKIPKNDFKHGGAWDFYWGAFYPKGGQRTQDAQLFLWMNYERLEFGFFIGMYGSEQRQRFIQNCQKYYSLLLDLLEENLSDPNLFFGSRSRAIISSDGTISGQANLSWQDWLKNPEQLGDLHVAIVLPKSTVLASSIDQLTPQIVQTYQQLFPLILLATSNDPTLEIEEYLLGDEPSLPINPPYSLAQCAEETYMDSEVLKGWVQALDRKQQAVLYGPPGTGKTFLARHLARHLVGDGNGFVDIVQFHPAYTYEDFIQGIRPKRTEGGLDYPTVPGRFLDFCKRAQSCGDHPCVLIIDEINRANLAQVFGELMYLLEYRDEKLYLASGDLLSIPKNVRILGTMNTADRSIALVDHALRRRFAFLYVPPNYEGLHKYHESTGYSAANLIRILRRINAQLDDPHYQIGTSFFLRLDLDTELKSIW; translated from the coding sequence ATGGAACACCCGATGGTGCTCAGTTCACAGAAAGTCGGTGAGCTTCTGAGTCTGTTTAAGCAACAATATCCAGACTGGAAAAGCTTCTCGAATCCAATCGATATTCGCTTTCAAGAAGATGAAATTGACTATAAACAAAAGCTGATTGATAAAGCAAAACATCAATTAGCTGAACCTGAATTGCGTGAACTGATTCAGTCGGAGGACTACAATACCTTCATTGCTCGGCTTCAAATTTTAGGACAGGATAAAGAGAATAATCTACTCTTTCTTCGATATCCAAGTTCAAGCGACTTGAATATTCTGAGCGTTCCAGATTTGGATAGGAAAACGTTTTGCAAAGTCTTCTATGACTTACTGTATGGCGATGGAAGTCTCGAAGCTCGATTGGATGACTATTTAACATGGATTGAACGCAACAAGCTACCGAACAAGTGGGCCTTTCCCACACACTTTCTCTTTCTATGTCATCCTGAAACAGAAATTTTTATTAAACCCAGTGCAATCAAAACCTTTCTAGATTTTATTGACCAAGGGAGCATCTTCACATCTAGCCCTTCAGCACAAAGCTACAGCGCAATTAGACAAGTCGCCTCTTTCTTAAAAGAAGCTCTTCAACCATACAAGCCGCGAGACATGGTTGATATTCAGAGTTTGATCTGGGTCTGTAGCTCAAGTCTGAGTCAGCAAGCACGCTATTGGAAAATTGCACCTGGTGAAGACGCTTGGCAATGGGATGAATGTCGTCATCAAGGCTTTATTGCCATTGGATGGGACGAACTCGGTGACATTGCCAATCTTAGCAGATCGCAGTTTGATGCTCGGCGGGATCAGTTGATTACCCAACATCCAGGCTGGAAGTGGTCAAAGACGGGCGTGAATCAGGTGTGGGTGTTCTCGCAAATCCAAGAGGGAGATCGCATTGTTGCCAATCGCGGTAAAACAGAAGTGCTGGGAATTGGCACGGTCACAGGTTCTTACTATTTCGATGCCAATGCCAATGAGCAAAAACATCGATTGCCCGTGCAATGGTATGATTTAACGCCTCGTTCGGTTAACAAAAGTGGATGGCAAAGAACCTTAATTGCCGTATCCGAAGCGGAATTTAGCGCGATCACTGAAGCGGATATGGGCACCCATCCTAAATCTCTATTTTCTCCAATTACCTTTGAACTATTGGCAGAACTCAAAGCAACGCCAAAGAAAACAACTTATCTAGCAAGGAAAGATGAGTTTAAGCAACAACTAGAAGAACCCTTTCAACGGCTATTTCGGCAAGTTGCAGCCCAACTTCCAGAAGCACTGACTGAGCGGATGGAAACGGAACGAAAAATCTTTGCCAAAATTCCCAAGAATGACTTCAAGCATGGCGGTGCTTGGGACTTCTACTGGGGGGCATTTTATCCGAAGGGCGGGCAACGAACGCAAGATGCTCAACTCTTCCTCTGGATGAACTATGAGCGTCTAGAATTCGGCTTCTTCATCGGTATGTACGGCAGCGAACAACGACAGCGATTTATTCAAAACTGCCAAAAGTACTACTCACTGTTGCTTGATCTATTAGAAGAAAACTTATCCGATCCAAACCTATTCTTCGGAAGCCGTAGCCGCGCCATCATTAGTTCAGATGGAACAATATCGGGTCAGGCGAATCTCAGCTGGCAAGATTGGCTGAAGAACCCAGAACAACTGGGAGATTTACATGTTGCGATCGTCCTTCCTAAATCCACAGTTTTAGCGAGTTCGATTGATCAACTCACACCCCAAATCGTGCAAACCTATCAACAACTGTTTCCGCTAATTTTACTGGCAACGTCGAACGATCCGACTCTAGAAATTGAAGAATATCTCCTAGGAGACGAACCTTCCCTTCCCATCAATCCGCCCTACTCTCTTGCTCAGTGTGCTGAAGAGACGTACATGGACTCAGAAGTCTTGAAAGGCTGGGTGCAAGCCCTCGATCGGAAACAACAAGCCGTTCTGTATGGACCTCCTGGCACGGGTAAAACCTTCCTGGCTCGTCATCTAGCTCGACACTTAGTTGGAGATGGGAATGGATTTGTGGATATCGTGCAATTTCATCCCGCCTACACTTACGAAGACTTTATTCAGGGCATCCGACCCAAACGAACAGAAGGAGGATTGGATTATCCCACCGTGCCAGGACGGTTCCTAGACTTCTGCAAACGTGCTCAGTCTTGTGGTGATCATCCTTGTGTTTTGATCATTGACGAGATCAACCGTGCCAATCTCGCTCAAGTATTTGGCGAATTGATGTATCTCCTAGAATACCGGGATGAAAAACTCTATTTAGCGAGTGGTGATCTCTTGAGCATTCCGAAAAATGTTCGCATCCTGGGAACGATGAATACCGCCGATCGCTCGATTGCCCTGGTTGACCATGCGCTGCGTCGCCGCTTTGCTTTTCTCTATGTTCCACCCAACTACGAGGGCTTGCACAAATACCATGAATCAACAGGTTATTCGGCGGCGAACCTCATTCGCATTCTGAGGCGAATCAATGCTCAACTTGACGATCCCCATTATCAAATCGGCACCAGTTTCTTTCTTCGTCTAGATCTAGACACGGAACTCAAAAGCATTTGGTAA